Proteins from a genomic interval of Helicoverpa zea isolate HzStark_Cry1AcR chromosome 13, ilHelZeax1.1, whole genome shotgun sequence:
- the LOC124636060 gene encoding alpha-(1,3)-fucosyltransferase C-like: protein MLVVKLKICRKPDSSIPYKFITVYNIDNHELGHDLHWNYNMDPVTNQFKTSLSSKSLAAAIYLDKCTTNSKREYFLSNLRHYLNAYNLTIDVYGPCGDFKCGRTSLKPCFYRIRTTYYFYLALEDSIATDYITKSVLFAYDNNAVPVVLGGAQYHRYLPPDSYLDGTQLGEEILAKVMYEAIHNKTKYYDFFKWKNHYSIKESEVLNACPLCEFLNNEGWLKTGESYLYFRKWWNPFFAERCGLDKRYVVL from the exons ATGTTAGTCGTGAAACTAAAGATCTGCCGAAA ACCCGACTCTTCAATCCCGTACAAATTCATCACCGTCTACAACATCGACAATCACGAACTTGGCCATGACCTACACTGGAACTACAACATGGATCCAGTCACTAACCAGTTCAAGACTTCCCTATCTTCGAAATCTTTAGCTGCTGCCATTTACCTGGATAAATGCACCACGAACAGCAAAAGGGAATACTTTTTGTCAAACTTGCGACACTATCTTAATGCTTACAACCTAACCATCGATGTATATGGGCCTTGTGGTGATTTTAAATGTGGAAGAACCAGCTTGAAGCCCTGCTTCTATAGAATAAGGACCACTTACTACTTTTACTTGGCCCTAGAAGATTCTATAGCGACTGATTATATTACAAAGTCTGTGCTGTTTGCGTATGACAACAATGCTGTGCCTGTAGTGCTCGGTGGAGCTCAGTATCACag ATACCTACCCCCAGACTCCTACTTAGACGGCACACAACTTGGTGAAGAGATACTAGCGAAAGTAATGTACGAGGCCATTCATAACAAAACTAAATACTACGATTTCTTCAAATGGAAGAACCACTACAGCATCAAGGAATCTGAAGTACTTAACGCTTGTCCTCTATGTGAGTTCCTGAACAATGAAGGCTGGTTGAAAACAGGAGAAAGTTACCTGTACTTCAGAAAATGGTGGAACCCATTCTTTGCTGAAAGATGCGGCCTCGATAAAAGATATGTCGTACTGTAA